Part of the Bernardetia sp. genome, TTGTTATACTTATCCAATCCCACTCTTCATTTTCATCAATTTCAATATTACTTTTAAAATCTAAGTTTTTGATTTCATTAAAGGCAAGAGTAGTATAACATTGTAGTAAGAATAAATCTCTGTCTCTTTCTAGTATTTTTTCTTTACTTGAAAAAGTTAGTTTTTCTAACTTATCTAGTTCTTCTATTTCTAAGTATATGTATTCTTTTTTCTGATTTGGACGATGAAATAACACATACCCAGCAAGGTAATTTTGTGGAATTTTACCTAGTGAAAATCCTAAGTTTAAAGCTGCTTTTACTTTAGAAGTTGATTTTCTTACAAACTCTTCTTTACAGCTTTGACGCATAAATGTACAAAGTTGTTCTAAATGTTTAGGTCTGAATAAGTCGGCATAAAATGGATTACCTATTTTTTGACAAAATGGAACTAACCATACATCACGAAATGATGTATAGCTTTTTATAGTACCTTCTGTCCAGTTTTCAGATTTTTTACGTGCTACTAAAGAATCATATAGTTCAATAACAGTAGGTCTATCTAAACCTTCATTATGAACTCTTGCTACTTCTTGAATATGAGTAATTGAATCCTTCATTTGATTAAAAACATCTGTCAAATCTGCTCTAATATCACTTAGTGCATCATTAATAGGCTTTGCATTCTTTCCAGTAGCATGGTTTCTTTTCCAAAATCTAGCATCTACACGTACACCAGTAGAGTATTTTTTGGAACGTTGTCCTTTATAAGAGACATACCAGTAAATTACGGCTAGTCTATTTGAGTTTTTTTGGTCTTTACGAATTGAAAAAACAACATTCATAAAACGATTTTTTTTGGCATATATCTAGTGTTTAGTTAAAAAAAATGAGCTACAAACTTAGTGTAAACTATATTTTAAAGAGTAAACTATACAGTAGATTACATACATAAATAATAAAAAAAGAAAAAAGGCTAATAGGATTATCCTACTAGCCTTTTTTTATATATTTGCTACTAAAAAGTATTTTTTATATTCTTTAAAAATGGACAGACACCTCACCTATGTGCCTGTCCGTAATGAAAGTGGGATTCGAACCCACGTCCCTCTATTTATCAGATAAATGCTCTACCGACTGAGCTATTTCATTGATTGTAATGGTTTTACTCATTACCCAAATTTTTATAATGACTAATTTTCTACTCAAATGATAACTCTTGCTCTGCCACTGAGCTACGTTCGCATAGTTAGAAAGAGTTATTGTGCGAACGAGGAGATTCGAACTCCTGCACTAAGTTATATATACCGAAAATCAGAATTATAAAAGTTTGTTTTAAAACTTACACTATGAACAAGACGCTTACGCTAAAGAAGCAAACCTATTAAGTCCTGCCTCCGAAATGTGTTGCTCGGGACTGTCTGCTTTTTCATACTGAAGCTAAGTCTTAGGCTGTGTTCATTTCTTTTATGTTGTCTCTATTAGTAACCATAAACGAGGTTCGAAACTGTTGTTTAGGGAATATAGAGAAAAATAATCTCTTTTATCTAAGTACTTCAACCCAAATGTTTTTAGAAAAGTTCGGACAGGAGAAAATAAATTTAATAATTCCCATCTCGTTTTTGAAGCTGAATAACAATTTTTTTCAACTCTTTTAAAGTGCGATGTAGTGCTACTCTAACAGCATTCACAGTAGCATAGTCTTGTTCTTTTGCAACTTCTGAATATGATTTGTTTTCCATAAAACATTCTGCTACAAGCATATAGCTTCTTGGGGGAAGTTTTGAAAGAGCTTCATTAAGTTGTTGAATCTGTAACTCTGAAAGCCATTCATCACCATCATCATCATATTCTATATTTTCTATTTCCTTTAAATTTTTATCTAAAGAAGAATGTAGATTGTTGTATTTTGATTGTTTTCTTCCTTGTTCTAAGATCATATTTCTACCAATGCCAAAAATCATAGTTTT contains:
- a CDS encoding site-specific integrase — protein: MNVVFSIRKDQKNSNRLAVIYWYVSYKGQRSKKYSTGVRVDARFWKRNHATGKNAKPINDALSDIRADLTDVFNQMKDSITHIQEVARVHNEGLDRPTVIELYDSLVARKKSENWTEGTIKSYTSFRDVWLVPFCQKIGNPFYADLFRPKHLEQLCTFMRQSCKEEFVRKSTSKVKAALNLGFSLGKIPQNYLAGYVLFHRPNQKKEYIYLEIEELDKLEKLTFSSKEKILERDRDLFLLQCYTTLAFNEIKNLDFKSNIEIDENEEWDWISITRGKTNALQQIPLLPQPISILEKYNFKLEVPPNHRYNRNLRICAYRAGIDKYLHSHLGRTTAGAFFLNSGITIHTVSRLMGHKSIAMTEKHYAKIIDRWRLQDEFTSVFRKQK
- a CDS encoding RNA polymerase sigma factor — encoded protein: MTNQDIFDYINDGNYRPVLKYFNSFSESFYFFCKKQDKLKLLSEHQIQAIFDDACICMYEKIEAKKITIRQITSSIKTMIFGIGRNMILEQGRKQSKYNNLHSSLDKNLKEIENIEYDDDGDEWLSELQIQQLNEALSKLPPRSYMLVAECFMENKSYSEVAKEQDYATVNAVRVALHRTLKELKKIVIQLQKRDGNY